CGCCGGAACGCCGGTTCCCCGTCAATTAACGGCCGTACCAAATTCCCAGGACGAATAGGATAGGAAGCTGATTGCACAAAGGAAATAACGGTGTTCGTCATCAGCGCAATATCCACAAATTGCATCATTCACCTATTGAAATACCGGCGTTTTTTTGCAGGCAGTTGCCAAACCGGCTGCACCATAAAGGGTTGACTAAAGAGTCTTCAAGTTGTTGGATTTGAAGGCTCTTGTAATTCGAAATATGATCAAACCCATCCTCTTTGATTCAGTTAAATAATCCATAAAATCCAGATCCTGGCGGTCAAATTTATCTTACAAAAAATATAAGCCCTATTTTGAAAGCTAATCCTCCGGCATGTTTAAAAACTACATTACTACCGCCTGGCGCAATATTACCAGGTATAAGATGTTTGCTGCTATCAATGTTTTTGGGCTTTCCCTGGGTATTAGCGCCTGCCTGGTTATTTTCCTCATCACCAGGTTTGAATTAAGTTTCGACAACTATCATCCCGGAAAAGAAAGAATCTTCAGGATCGTTAGTGACATGTATTCGTCAAAGTTTGGAGAAGATCATGGCAGCAGCATCCCTACCCCTGCTCCATTTGCCATACGGAGTGAGATCGCCGGCCTTGAAACGGTAGCTGTATTTCATGATTACGTTGCAACGGTAACCATACCCGATAATGGGCTGCCTGTAAAAAAGTTCGCAAAGCCCCAACATGGAGAAGAGCAAAATTCGGATATTGTAGTTACCGAACCACAATACTTCGACATTTTTCACTATGACTGGCTCGCCGGCAATCCGGCTGCTTTAAAAGAACCTTATACAGTGGTGCTTACCGAAAGTAAAGCCCGGCAGTATTTTGGGGAACATACGCCAGGTGAAATCCTGAATAAAACAATTATTTATAACGATTCAATAAATGTTAGAATAGCCGGCATTGTAAAAGATCCCGGCAAAAACACTGATTTCTTTTTCAGGGATTTTATTTCCTTTACTACACTCAAAAAAGACGTTGCTTTTGAATCCTGGAATGATGTTCATACGAACGAGCAGGTATTTGTTAAGCTGGCCAACAACGTTCCACCAGCTCAAATCAATGCCAAGCTGGCAAACCTTGTAAACAGGCATTATAAAGAAACAAAAGACAACAAAAGAACCTGGCTGTTACAGCCTTTGTCAACGATTCATTTTGATGCAAGGTACAGCGATGCATATAGCAAGAAAGTGCATTTGCCAACCCTGTATGGCTTAATGGCCATAGCTTTGTTTATTCTTGTCCTTGCTGTTATTAATTTCATTACGCTATCCACTGCACAATCTATTGACAGGGCAAAGGAAACCGGTATCCGTAAGATCTGTGGAAGTACAGTCACCGGACTTGTTGTAAGGTTTCTGGGAGAAACTTTTATATTGACCGGGTTAGCGATTGCCTTGGCAGTTGCAGGCATATATCCCCTTTTAGCTGCTTTTAAGTCTTTTATACCGGAAGGCGTTACCTTTTCTTTTTTTCGTTTATCAACCTGGCTGTTTTTATTAGCGGTTGGCCTGTTCACTGCCCTGCTGGCCGGTATATACCCTGCGAAGGTTTTGTCTTCTTCAAAGCCTGCCATCAACCTGAAAGGTTCCGGAATGCAGCAATGGAACCGGCGTGGTTATTTTATTAAAGGGTTGATTGTATTTCAGTTTACGATTTCCATGGTGTTTATTATAGGAACCCTGGTAACCGGCAACCAGATGAAATATATGCTGAACAAAGACCTTGGCTTTACCAAAGACGCTATCATTAGCATACAAACGAATCTCGATTATGCGGCTGATAAAAAAGAGGTGCTGGCAGAAAAGATCAGACAATTACCAGCCGTTGAGTCGGTAAGCCTAAGCGAAGGAACCCCTCTTGCAAAGCTGCATTTTTTTAATCCCCTGATATATAAAGGAGGCAAAGAAGAAAAGGGCGCGGCTGGTATACTGGAATGGGGCGATGAGCATTTTTTGCCATTGTATGATATAAAAATAATCGCTGGCCGTAATATTCAGCCATGCGATTCAATAAAAGAATTCCTGGTAAATGAAAGTGGTATAAAAGCATTAGGTTTTACAAAGCCGGAAGATGCAGTGGGCAAAATGGTGGAAACAATAGTTCCTCCAAGTACTCCTGGTCCTCCTGTTGGTTTTGTAAAACGCCCCATTGTTGGCGTAATGGCTGACTTTCATTCACAATCTTTACATGAGTCTGTAAAGCCGGTTATTTTTACTACCTCCAGAGAGTTTACAAGACTCATAAATATAAAGTTACAAACCAGCGGAAAACAGTTGAGCCATTTTAAAGCTGCTATTTCAACAATTGAAAAGTGCTGGAAAGAAGTTTATCCCGACGATCCGTTTAATTATACTTTTTTTGATGAAACGATTGCTAAATTTTATGAAAAGGAAAAGCAAACTGCCAGGCTGATGAACATCGCCATGGTGGTTTCCATTTGTATTTCCTGCCTGGGTCTGTTTGGACTGGCCGCGCTTACTGCCCGGCGGCGCACCAAAGAAATAGGTATCCGGAAAGTGCTGGGAGCAGGAATTGGACAAATTGTTTTCATACTCAGTAAGGACACCATTAAACTGCTATTGATAGCTATGGTAATTGCCTCGCCGATTGCCTGGTATGGGATGAATCAGTGGCTGAATGGTTTTGCTTTTCGAATTACTATAAACTGGTGGATATTCGTACTGGCCGGTGCTATTGCTATTTTCATTGCGTTCAGTACAGTAAGCTATCAATCGATCAAAGCGGCTTTAGCCAACCCGGTCGCAGCTTTACGAAGCGAATAGTATGCGCAAAAGCTAAGGGGACTGAGCAAAGCGATTTCGTAAGAAGTCGCTTTTATGTTTTAGAACCCTCAGATCGTGGGAAGTTTTTTAGCTACCGGGGCTATCAATGGCACTTAACACCTCATCTGGTGTCCACACAGTTAATTCACTGTTCTTATAATCTTTCACATTCCTTGTCACAATACCGGTAATCTTCTTATTGGATGTAGCTGTATAGTATTGAATAGAATCTTCGAAATCTTTGAAATCGCTGTTCAAAGACTTCGAAATTATTTGCTTTGTCACATCTAATGTTTCTGTTAGCTCTTCAAGATCACGAAGCAAGGAAATCATCTCTTTATGGGAACAAGTTTTCTTTATGATGTAATAAATATTCGAGTAGGATAATGCAGAAATGAATAGATTAAGCTTTCCCTTTTCCGCATAGTCAAAAAGCCGTGAAGAAGCCTCCGAAAAAGGTTGCCTGTTTGCCAGAACATCTATTATAATGTTTGTGTCAATGAATAGATTTCTCATTTGCCGTGCTTTTTCTGAATACCCTCCTGCAATGCTTGCTTATAGTTAAAATCCTTTGGAAGTTTGACTGCTCCTACTAATCTCTTGACGCGGGGAGATAGTTCTTCGGATGAGGAGTCTTTGCTTGCCAATGTCTTTAAATAGTTCTCGACCAGATCTGAAAGACTTCTACCCTTTTTTTGGGCATAAGATTTTGCAGTCCGAATGACGTCTTGCTCTATTGTTAAGGTTAATTTAGTTGTCATACTACACGTGTTTTATTAAATCAAATATACGTGTAATAAATGTTTTCTGCAATTTTGGGGGTTGATAATTTACCGTGAGTAAATCAGTGAGTACGGCCTTGACCTTTCAAATAAACAAATGACTATCATCAACTTATAAAGAAATCTCGAATCCTGTCTTCCCGACTGAAATTTAAAAGAGCCTTCAAGTCGTTGGATTTGAAGGCTCTTTTTGGGTTCGAAATATGGCAGGCATTTCTAATCCACCCACACCTTACTCTCTATATTTTCACCTTTGATAATTTTCCTGAAAAAATCAGCAATTTTTGGCACCGTAAAACCGGGAGCATATAAATCGGGGCCATGGCCGCCACCGGTTTTTAATCTTAACCAGAACGGTTTGTTGGCTGCATAAAGTCTGCGGCTAAGGCAGGCCGAACCATATTCCATCTGGTAGTTAGGACAATTGTTTGAGTATCCAAAATCATAAGGAACCACATTGTCGCTGGTGCCATGAAAGGAGATCATAGGAACGGCAGCAGAAGAAGTAATCAGGGTTGAATCAGGCAAGGCGCCCCACATATTGACAATACCTTTAATAACAAATGCGGTAGTAAGCAGGTTGCCGCTGGTATTTACCGGGCCAAGCGCTACATATTCTTGTGCGGCTATTTGCTGTGCCACCGGATTGGTAATATACGTGGTCATTAACGATGTGCCGGCACCGGCGCTGCCACCGCCAATAAACACATAGTTTTCGTCAATGGCATATTCACCGGCTTTTGAAACCAGGAAACGTAGCGCCGCATTAGCGTCCTGGATGGCTCTATAAGCAGCCAGCCTTTTATTCAGCGTATCGCCACTGCAGCTACTGGTTCCGGTTCTCCATCCTAACCGGTAGTTAATACTTGCCACCACAAACCCCGAATCGGCCAGAGCGCTGCAAATCGTTTTCGTATCGGCTTTATCGCCCTGAATAAAGCCGCCACCATGTGTGAATAATACCAGCGGGTATTTATGAGCCGTAGTAGCCACGGGAGGGAAATAAATATCCAAAAGCAATTGTGTTTGAACGCCGCCGCTGTCAGGAGCTACGCCATATTGAATGTTTTGCAAATCGGTTAATGATGTTGAAGCACCATCGTTTTCTGTCTTGTCGCAGGAAATAAGGAAAACGGGAATTAATGAAAGAAGCGTGTAAAAAACCTTTTTCATAAGGGTGGAATTTAATATTATCAGAAACTCAGACTTGCGAATAATCTAAATGTTTAAAATACCAGCATATTTTATTGCCACAGGCCGGGAGACTTTGATTTCGCAAGGAGTCGTTTTTTGTTTTTGTACCTCCATCCTTTTACATCATACTTACTTTTTACGATTTTGCCCGGTAGCACATCCCGACTTTAGGGGCGGAAGAGTCGCAGGTTCGAATCCAGTCATCCCGGCTGAAATTTACGAGGCCCTTCAAGTCATTGGATCTGAAGGGCCTTTTAGGTTCGAAATATTGCTACAAAACGCTACTTTTGGATCCTATTGAAAAGTTGAGGAATTGAGGGAAAACAATTTTTTTGCAGGATTTAAAAAGGAGTTGCAGGCTGCAATGATTTATTGTTTTATAAACTCCACTCTCCTGTTATTCGCTTTACCCGCAGGGGTATCATTTTTGTCTATCGGTTCGCTTTCGCCCTTTCCATCGGTTTCCATCCGGCTTTCATCAACGTTGAATTCTTTTGCCAATGTGGCTTTCACGGCAGCCGCTCTGCGTTTGGATAAATCGAGGTTGCTGTCGTCATTGCCATCAGCATCAGTATGTCCAATAATTTTTACTTTCAGATCAGAATATTCTGTCAGTACATTAGCCATTTCTTTTAGGGTTCCATAAGATTCCGGCTTTATTTTATCACTATTCACGTCAAATAAAATTCCATGGGTGACCCATTTTTTTTGAGTGAGCATTTTATTTCGGGTATCAGGTGCTCCAACTGCCAGGCGGAGATTGCCAATGAAATGTTTTACCACTTCTTCAGCATAGACAACAGAAAAGACAATTGAATTGAATTGGGCATCTTTAGCGGATGCTTTAGGTATGTCCCATATTTTTTGCTCGTTTACATAAACCCTTACTCTTTCCTTTTGTCTCCAGATAGAGATATGCACCGGATTGTTTTTATCATTCAGATTGGGGGCATCAGACACGTTTTGAACATCGGATGAAGCCTTCTTTCTTCCAAGGAACCTCGTTATTCCTGCTTCGGTTCCTGTATTAGCCGTGCTCAATTCAACTGTAAACTGGTTGGAGGCATTGGCCCAATATTGAGGCTGATCAATATTGGACAGTTCAGCAATGGCAACGGTAAAATTTGCCCCATTGATTGGTATGCCATGAAGCAGATCAAATTCAAATGTAAAATCTTCAGGAAAAGGTCCCGGGAATTCAGGTGTAAAAATGCCGCGCTTTGTAAGCCATAACCAGCGCCCTGGTTTGCCTTCTATAGTTACAATTTCAGCCGATGCATCGGTATTCCACCCTGTTGGAAAATCACCTATGATGCCGGTGGAAAAATCTTCAAAACCGATCACTTTTTCTCCCGGTATAAAATCGTATTTACTATACGTTTTGAATGAAGCCGGTTGATTTGTATTAGTAACCGGCGTATCAATTGTGTCTTTGGCTTCCTTGTTATTTTTGTCCTCTTTTCCTTTTGTGGCATTATCTATCTTCTTGTCAACTTTTTCTTTTGCTTTATCCAGTATTTTTTTAGGAAACTGGGCTTGTGTTACAGCAACAACAACAACAAAGCCGATGAGCAACAGTATATTTTTCATACAGAAGCATTTTTCAGGCCAGAATAAATTTTTACACAGCGGAGGGTTGATGACTACTTAGGGCATGTCAATAGGATAAAATCAAAAGAATTGGGTATAACGGAAGGTAAGTGCTTATTCGCTGCCTGGGTGCGGGTTATGGATAAGAAGTTATTCATAATATGCCGGCGTACGGCGACATGAATGATCAACAGGCAATTTGTTCATAAAGTTAAAATTATTCTCTTAATGCCGGACTTTTTTCTTGTCTCTGGCCAGTGGTGGTCATTGCTGGCTGACTTCGGCTCATTTAACGAACAGGTTAGAGATTCGTCCAGTTGTCCCGGCTGAAACAACAACAAGCCTTAGGTGACAACTATAGGGCAACATTAGCAGGCTTTGATTTTGACAATTCAGGATAGTAATATGCAAATGTCAACCGCTCCGAGATATGAGAAAAAATCTACTTTGAACTACCTGGCAGCGGGAAAGCATACTTCCACATGAAACATATAAAAACACGCCTCCAACAAGGAGAAACCCTCAATGGGTGCTGGTTGAATCTTGGCAGCTCCGTAACGGCAGAGATCGTCGGACTGTCCGGGTTCGATTGGGTACTGATCGACCTTGAACATGGAGCAGGAGCGGAAAAGGATGTACTGCACCAGTTGCAGGCCCTCGAACATACCCCTGCGGCAGCCATCGTAAGGACCGAAAGCGCCCAGCGGCAAAGGATACACCGGGTACTGGATATGGGAGCCGAAGGGATTATGTGCCCCCGCGTTACCAATGCAGCAGAGGCCAAAGCAATCGCCAGTGACCTGCATTACCCTCCGCAGGGAAGCAGGGGGATCGCTAAGATGGTCCGCGCTACCGGTTTTGGCCAACACTTTTCCGAGTATTATAAACAGGAAAGAGAAAATATCCTGGGCATTGTACAAATCGAAACCACCGAAGTATTGAACCATCTTGATGAAATAGCGTCGTTAGACGGTATTGATGTATTGTTCATCGGCCCTTCGGACCTTTCCATGGCATTGGGGGTCTTCGGCCAGTTTGATCATCCGCTTTTTAAAGAGGCGCTTACAGCCACCCTGCATGCCGCCCAAAAGGCCGGCAAGGCGACAGGCATATTGTTGCCCCACCCGGATGATTTTACAAAGTATCATGACATGGGGATGCACCTGATCGCGAGCGGTGCGGATGGAACTTTTGTGGCAGAGGGCGCCAGGAACATGGCCAATAAATTAAAGGACGCCAGGGGCGGCGCTAAAACCAGCAAGCCATGAGCCTATCCTCGCTTGTTACTGACCCTCTCTTTATAATGGCTATCGGTATTATCGTGGTGGTAGGTGGTATCATAGGCCTGAAACTGCACCCTTTTCTGGCACTCCTGCTGGGCGCCCTGGTGGTAGCGATCATGACCCCGGCCGCAGTGATTGAACGCGATGCGCTGGCCAAAGGGGCAACAGCCGCCGCAGCCCGTCAGTTGGCCGGCAGAAGCATCGGGGAAAGAATAGCGCATGAGTTTGGTAATACCTGCGGCAAGCTGGGTATTCTTATTGCCATGGCTGCCATTATCGGGAAGTGTATGCTGGAAAGCGGCGCTGCAGAAAAGATCGTACGTTCCTTGTTAAAGCTCACGGGTATCGACAAAGCGCCGATAGCCTTCCTGGCCGGCAGCTTTTTTATCGGCATCCCGGTTTTTTTTGATACGGTGCTCTTCCTGATGATCCCCCTGGCCAAAGCAATGACGATGCGGATAGGCAAGAACTACCTGCTGTTTGTGCTGGCCATTATGGCCGGAGCCTCCATGGCCAACTCATTGGTCCCTCCCGCTCCAGGCCCCTTGTTCCTGGTGAGTGAAATGCATATACCCATAGGCATGATGATGGTGGGCGGTTTTTTACTGGGGCTCGTCACCATTTCTGCTGGCTATCTTTTTGCGCGTTATGCCAACAGGAAGATGCCGATACCATTAAGGGATTCATTGGATGCACGCCTGGAAGACATCAAATCCGCCTCTTTAAAAGAGGATACTCAGCTTCCTCCCTTATGGCTCTCGCTGCTGCCTGTGGTGCTCCCGCTGGTATTCATCTGCACCAAGACAGCCCTGACTTCTTTTCCCTCTTTCCATGCACCCGATAATCCGTCGTTCCTGCATGGCCAATTGATCCAGTTACTGGAGTTTTTCGGCGATAAGTATATCGCGCTGGCGGCCGGTGGCCTGGCGGCTTTGCTCCTGCTGGCCAGGCAAAAGAAAACAAGCAAGGAAGGAATGACTGCTTTTGTGCAGACAGCATTGATGAGCGGAGGAGCTATTATCCTGATCACAGCGGCGGGAGGTACTTTTGGCGGCATGCTCCAGCAAAGCGGGATCAGTACAAGGATTGCGGACCTGACAAAACACTAC
This region of Paraflavitalea devenefica genomic DNA includes:
- a CDS encoding ABC transporter permease, producing MFKNYITTAWRNITRYKMFAAINVFGLSLGISACLVIFLITRFELSFDNYHPGKERIFRIVSDMYSSKFGEDHGSSIPTPAPFAIRSEIAGLETVAVFHDYVATVTIPDNGLPVKKFAKPQHGEEQNSDIVVTEPQYFDIFHYDWLAGNPAALKEPYTVVLTESKARQYFGEHTPGEILNKTIIYNDSINVRIAGIVKDPGKNTDFFFRDFISFTTLKKDVAFESWNDVHTNEQVFVKLANNVPPAQINAKLANLVNRHYKETKDNKRTWLLQPLSTIHFDARYSDAYSKKVHLPTLYGLMAIALFILVLAVINFITLSTAQSIDRAKETGIRKICGSTVTGLVVRFLGETFILTGLAIALAVAGIYPLLAAFKSFIPEGVTFSFFRLSTWLFLLAVGLFTALLAGIYPAKVLSSSKPAINLKGSGMQQWNRRGYFIKGLIVFQFTISMVFIIGTLVTGNQMKYMLNKDLGFTKDAIISIQTNLDYAADKKEVLAEKIRQLPAVESVSLSEGTPLAKLHFFNPLIYKGGKEEKGAAGILEWGDEHFLPLYDIKIIAGRNIQPCDSIKEFLVNESGIKALGFTKPEDAVGKMVETIVPPSTPGPPVGFVKRPIVGVMADFHSQSLHESVKPVIFTTSREFTRLINIKLQTSGKQLSHFKAAISTIEKCWKEVYPDDPFNYTFFDETIAKFYEKEKQTARLMNIAMVVSICISCLGLFGLAALTARRRTKEIGIRKVLGAGIGQIVFILSKDTIKLLLIAMVIASPIAWYGMNQWLNGFAFRITINWWIFVLAGAIAIFIAFSTVSYQSIKAALANPVAALRSE
- a CDS encoding type II toxin-antitoxin system VapC family toxin → MRNLFIDTNIIIDVLANRQPFSEASSRLFDYAEKGKLNLFISALSYSNIYYIIKKTCSHKEMISLLRDLEELTETLDVTKQIISKSLNSDFKDFEDSIQYYTATSNKKITGIVTRNVKDYKNSELTVWTPDEVLSAIDSPGS
- a CDS encoding DUF6364 family protein; the protein is MTTKLTLTIEQDVIRTAKSYAQKKGRSLSDLVENYLKTLASKDSSSEELSPRVKRLVGAVKLPKDFNYKQALQEGIQKKHGK
- a CDS encoding alpha/beta hydrolase yields the protein MKKVFYTLLSLIPVFLISCDKTENDGASTSLTDLQNIQYGVAPDSGGVQTQLLLDIYFPPVATTAHKYPLVLFTHGGGFIQGDKADTKTICSALADSGFVVASINYRLGWRTGTSSCSGDTLNKRLAAYRAIQDANAALRFLVSKAGEYAIDENYVFIGGGSAGAGTSLMTTYITNPVAQQIAAQEYVALGPVNTSGNLLTTAFVIKGIVNMWGALPDSTLITSSAAVPMISFHGTSDNVVPYDFGYSNNCPNYQMEYGSACLSRRLYAANKPFWLRLKTGGGHGPDLYAPGFTVPKIADFFRKIIKGENIESKVWVD
- a CDS encoding OmpA family protein, giving the protein MKNILLLIGFVVVVAVTQAQFPKKILDKAKEKVDKKIDNATKGKEDKNNKEAKDTIDTPVTNTNQPASFKTYSKYDFIPGEKVIGFEDFSTGIIGDFPTGWNTDASAEIVTIEGKPGRWLWLTKRGIFTPEFPGPFPEDFTFEFDLLHGIPINGANFTVAIAELSNIDQPQYWANASNQFTVELSTANTGTEAGITRFLGRKKASSDVQNVSDAPNLNDKNNPVHISIWRQKERVRVYVNEQKIWDIPKASAKDAQFNSIVFSVVYAEEVVKHFIGNLRLAVGAPDTRNKMLTQKKWVTHGILFDVNSDKIKPESYGTLKEMANVLTEYSDLKVKIIGHTDADGNDDSNLDLSKRRAAAVKATLAKEFNVDESRMETDGKGESEPIDKNDTPAGKANNRRVEFIKQ
- a CDS encoding HpcH/HpaI aldolase family protein; translation: MKHIKTRLQQGETLNGCWLNLGSSVTAEIVGLSGFDWVLIDLEHGAGAEKDVLHQLQALEHTPAAAIVRTESAQRQRIHRVLDMGAEGIMCPRVTNAAEAKAIASDLHYPPQGSRGIAKMVRATGFGQHFSEYYKQERENILGIVQIETTEVLNHLDEIASLDGIDVLFIGPSDLSMALGVFGQFDHPLFKEALTATLHAAQKAGKATGILLPHPDDFTKYHDMGMHLIASGADGTFVAEGARNMANKLKDARGGAKTSKP
- a CDS encoding GntP family permease, which translates into the protein MSLSSLVTDPLFIMAIGIIVVVGGIIGLKLHPFLALLLGALVVAIMTPAAVIERDALAKGATAAAARQLAGRSIGERIAHEFGNTCGKLGILIAMAAIIGKCMLESGAAEKIVRSLLKLTGIDKAPIAFLAGSFFIGIPVFFDTVLFLMIPLAKAMTMRIGKNYLLFVLAIMAGASMANSLVPPAPGPLFLVSEMHIPIGMMMVGGFLLGLVTISAGYLFARYANRKMPIPLRDSLDARLEDIKSASLKEDTQLPPLWLSLLPVVLPLVFICTKTALTSFPSFHAPDNPSFLHGQLIQLLEFFGDKYIALAAGGLAALLLLARQKKTSKEGMTAFVQTALMSGGAIILITAAGGTFGGMLQQSGISTRIADLTKHYQMALIPLAFLIATVVRTAQGSATVAVITSAGILSGMATHGHLAYHPLYLGLAIGCGSKLVPWMNDAGFWLVCKLSNLTEREALKTIAPMQTVMGIAGLITILIAARLLPLL